TTTTTTCTTCAAGCACCTGTTTCTTCTCGTCTAAAGAAGCCGCATCACCGCCACAAGCAGTAAACATGGCAGAAACCGCTGCCAATAAAACCAGTCTATTTGTTATATTTTTCATTGGTTTGAGATATTTCTAAATCTGTTGTTCTAATTCAAAGCTTTATATATAAGGTATCTGGAGTTAGTCCACCGACAAGGTTCCATTGGCTTTTTCAAGATCCACTTTGGCAGTGATCGCATTGAAAAGAGAAGAGTAATAGCTATCTGCTGCTGTTACATAATCTTTCTCCGCATTTGACACTTCCAAAGAAGAACCTACCCCTTCCTTGAATTTGATATTGGCAATATCAAGCACATGCTTGGCTACCTCCATATTACGTTTTTGAGTTTGCAGGTTCTTAAGGTTGGTTTCATAGTCTATTTCCGCATTTTTCTGCTCAATAGTGATCTGCTTCTCCAAACCTACTTTTGTATTTTCGAGCTTCAGCCCTTCCAGTTTGATTTGTTCCAATTGCTTAGACTTCATCATACCACTAAAGATTGGCATCTTGAAAGATACACCCACATTTGCAAGGTCGAACCACTCTCCCATATCACTCATCGAGTTGCCACCGGCAGTATAACCGTATGAACCGAATGCGTATAACTTAGGATAGTACTCCGAGAACTTGGCCTTACGCTCCAATTCATTTAACGCAATACTTGTCTCTAAGATTGATTGCTCAATTCTTAAATTCTTAGTGTTTTCAGCATTGTACGCTGCTAGCGCTTTACCTGCTTCCTCAAGGTTTTCTGACAGCTCGATTTGTTCGTCCAGCTTCATACCCATTTGGTATTTCAGCAATTGCTCACTGACTACAGTCAACTGCTCAGCATTTTCTTTTTGTACCTTGATATTATTTAATGCCACTTCCAGACGGTCCACTTCAATCTGCTCTACCATACCAGCTTCGTAGAACATTTTAGTTTCCTTATAAATCTTCTCGATAGCATCATGGTTTTCCTTAAGGATCTCCAGCCTTTCACGGCTGATCAGCACTGTATAGTAAGCCTTTGTTACATTTGCTACTGTCTCTATCTTGGTTTGGGTCAACTGCTTTTTTGAAAGCTCAGTAAAAGTCTTTGCCGCTTTCAAACCCATAAAGAAAGTACCATCAAACAACAATTGCTGTACATTCACTGCAACATCTGATGAGTATTTCACCCCAAACTGTACAGGTGTCTGTGCTCCTGCAGGTGCTTCAGGGTCAAAAAACTGAGCTGGCAAAAATGTAGTTCTGATCTTTAGGTTATCAACAAAGTTTGCCTCCAGATTTACTTGAGGTAACCCTAAGCCTGTTGTTTCAGCCACTTTTGCATCAGCAATCTTGGCATCAATTTCAGCATTCTGAACTGCAACTGTATTATGCATTGCATAATCAATACATTGCTGCAATGAAAAGGCATTGCCTCCACCTGAAGCCGCCTCTTGTGCACTTGCTGACACACACGCTCCCATAGCCAGCAAGAAAGCTGTGATAAGCGTAAAAAGTTTGTTATTCATCTAGTTTTATAATTATTGATTATTTAACTCTGCTTTATACTTTTCCATTAGCTTAATCCCTTTTTCTGTACAAATCCCCCTTATAAAGTGCTCTGCCAGTTCCATCTGAACATCCAGTGTACTAAACTTATCTTGTGGGAAAATTGAAGGATTAAAGCCCATTTCTACCTGTGCTGTACGCATTCTGGCTAAAATGTTTTTATCAATATATTTCAAAAACAGCCCCTGTTCTTGCCCTCTTTCCATAGCCTTGACAAGGTTATCCTGCATCTGCTCAACTTTATGCTCTTCATAAAGCTTCCACACTTCAGGGTAATACTTGTGCAAATCATTAAAGAGAATAGGATTCATGTTTTTCAACATCTGCTTAAAATGCTCCGAAAGCCTAAACAGCATGGAAAGACCATCCTGCGCTTCATCAATGATATTATCGACAATACAAGTATTAGACTCCAATGTGTTTTTGGCAAAAGCTCTGACCAAAGCATTTTTATCGGAATAGTACTGATAGATTGTCTTCTTTGACATTCCCAGCTCTTTTGCGATATCAGACATGGTGACACTTCTGACACCAAACCTCATAAATAGCTCTGTTGCTTTTTCTAATATTCTTTCTTGTGAATCAGTGATAATCATTACTTGGTTGAATTATTTTGCCTGCAAACATAAGGAAACCGAAAGTAACATGAAAGTTTCCTCAGTGCGTTAACTCCCAAAAAATGAACAATGTTTCACTATTAGCATTAAATAATTGTTAAGTCCCTATGTTTTCAATGTTTTAAGAGGACAATAATCAATGAAAAAGTCTAATTTGGTATAAATGCCTCCTACTTAGGTTTCTTTGCATTCTCTGTTGGCCACATAAAAAAAGTCTGCTTTCCAAAGAAAACAGACACTCTTTAAACACCTCTTATCTTAGTAGTGATACCCATACCTCTCTTCAATCTCCGATTTGGGTAATTCTTCTACCTTTACTTCCATTTTTATATTACTGATCGGACGGTTAGCCCTATTTGTACGTGCAGCAGCAATTTTATCAATTACTTCCAACCCATCGATCACCTGCCCAAATACTGTATACTCTCCATCAAGCTCAGGAGCACCGCCAATAGATGTATATGCCGCTTTTGTTTTCGGATCCAAAGGTTTATCCAACTCAACACCAAACTCCTCTTCACATAACTCTTTTGAATCCATCATCAGTTTATAATATCCTTTCCTGTCTTGCTCCATCTGCATATAGGCAACCTTTGATTGCAGGTCAGCATACTTCTCCATCTGAAGCAACTTGTTGAAACACTCAGAAAGTTTGTGCTGATTTACCAACACCCCTTCCAATTCTGCTTCAGACAACACGTTCCCGTCAGTAATATAAAATTGACAAGCACTCGATTCCTTTTCAGGATTGACATTATTCCCTTTTCGGGCTGCAGCCAAAGCTCCTTTTACATGTCGTAACTCAGGCGTGATTTCAGCGGGTAACAAATATCCTATATCACCATTTCCTAAAGAACTGCCACTTTCTGCATCTCGAGATTCTGGATCACCTCCTTGTATCATAAAACCCTTAATGACCCGATGGAAAAGCAGTCCATCAAAAAATCCCTGTCTAGCCAGCTTTACAAAGTTTTCACGATGTTGTGGTGTTTGTGGATAAAGTATGGCGTGCATTTCCCCCATATCTGTCTGGATTGTTACCAAAAAGTCATTCTTATCTGACTTCACCTTGGTCTCTACTTCTTTCTCCGAATCCCAGTTTCCTTTCTTATCCTTGCAAGCTATAACTGAAACCAACAGCAAAGCTGTCAACAAGTAGACAATGGTTTTTTGCATTGATTTTATATTTTTTGACTGTTGCATTAAAAAAATTCACCTCTAAAAATGCTGCCCTTTCTCCGCTTACTCTATACTCCTGATTAGCCCAAGCTTTATACAGTTTTTACACTTTGGTAAACTCTTGAGTAAATGGCTTTTTTGTTTTGCCTAAACAATTTTCAAATCATAAAATATGACATACGAACAGCTGTAACTGTGACGACATACAAACAAAAACTGCTATGCCTTTATAACATATACTCAACGACAAAAGACTGTACAAGTCTACAAACATCAATATTTATCACAAAGCCTAAATCGAAAAGAATAAGAAAGTAACTTTTATAAAAAGCTGAGAGGAGGAACTATTGGGTAGGTTGCAGTAAAAAGAGATATGTCTCAACAGACTTTTAAAGAAATGAATAACAAGGTAATTAAGCTGGTATGTTGCCCCTTAAGCAGCTGTATCATTAAAATCGGATGTTTTAAACACTTCAATGATTTATAGGTTCAACTCCTTTGGAGTTAGATAAATGGATTTACTTATGCCGTAGGCTAAAGCCTACGGCTACTATTATAGAACCTCTTTGGGATTATTTTTTTTACAACAGACACCGTTTCTGATAGACTTGAGATTAAGTTATGATAACTCGACTCCCTGAAGGTGCCGCACCTACGGCACTTGCCTTACAAAAACAGAAGTACTACAAAGGTCTCGCTCCGATGGAGCTGTTCACTTTATTAGTTCCGTAGGTGCTGAATCTTTGTAGCTATAAGCCATCGGTTATCTTTTTTAAAGCTCCGTCAGGAGCGACATCTTGAAATAACCAACCAAAGTTCGGGTCTAAAGGAAACAAACCATATTAGCTCCAGATGGTAATCCGGATTTTACAGCATTCATTATATCATAACCCTAAAAGGGCTGATCAGGGTAACAGCTTCATTTAGTACCTCATAATATGTGAAAGGGTTAGAATAAAAAATCTCTATTCCAATTCAGTTCTTGCTTAAATTGAAGCATATAAAAAAGGCATTGCGATGTTACCGTCGCAATGCCTTAAAGTAGGATTATACTCACTTCTTCCCACCTCTAATATTTATTGTACACCTTCTTCTCCTGCTTCCTCAGGAACAAAGACGATATCGATTACATTAGCTTTCTTAAAGAAACGTTTGGCTGCTTTCTCGATATCTTTGGTTGTTACATTTTCAATGACTTCATCGTAATATGCTGGCTCCAAGATATTCTCTTGTGTATCATAATACTTTGATAGCGCCTTCATCCAGTAAGCATTGCTTTCCTGACGGTTTTCCCCATTCTTTTTCATATTCAGGACTACCTTCTCCAGATCAGCTTCGCTTACATTTTTCTGAATTTCTTTCAGCTCCTTATATACCAGTGACTTCAGGTAATCTGCCTTTTCAGGGTCACAATCAAAGCCGATTTTTAGTACATTTTTCGACTCTGGGAGTCTCGAAGATGTTGGCTTTACACTAACTCCATATGTACCACTCTCCTTTTCTCTAATGTTTTCTGTAAAACGCAAGTCAAGGATAGACCCTATGATTGCATGATAAATAATGTTCTCTCTTGAGTATTTGGTATCAGCAGTCAATTTAAGCATCACTGATGCTTTAGGTGATGCCATCGGTACCTCAATACGATACTCATTCTTGCCTTTCAGCTCATATTCATCTCTCTTAACCCATGCCTCTTTTTCCTTGTCCAGGTCTTTGATAGCACCAATGTATTTTTCAACAAGTGGCTTCAAAACTTCCTTCTTAACGTCACCTACAATAAAGAAAGTAAAGTCACTGGCATCAGAGAAACGCTCTCTGTAGATTCTTTCCAGTTTTTCGAAGGTAATCGCATCTAGGTATTCTTTACTGAACTCGTAAACACGTGGGTTGCCATTTCTAAAAATAGCTCTAAGTGTATCCTGCTTGATAGACTTTTCAGTTTCTATCTTAGTCTCCAAAGCTTCGTAGCTTTTTTCCATTTGCTGGTCAAACTTCTCCTTATCGAAACGCGGCTCCTCAAAACGCATATACACTAACTGAAGCATTGTTTCAACATCCTTGGTTGTAGATGAACCATATACCGTCTCAGACAAGCTTGATACAGAAAAACCACTGCTTGCTGTGTTTCCTGTCATCACCTTTTTGTAGTCTGATGGGTTGAACTTACCAATGCCGAATGACTTCATGTATCCAGTTACACCGCCAACAGATGGAAGGTCTTCCAATTCGTAAACAGATGAACCACCTTCACTTGTTGCACTTAGCGCTACCGTGTTTTTCTGGAAATCTGCAAAACGGTAAACCACCTTTGCTCCGTTTGATAAAGTCCACTCTTCTGCGTCAAACGTCTCCAGTTTCTTCTCGCTTACCACTTTCCCTCCTTTAGGAGTCGTGCTCAACAGTTGGTCATCCTTTGGAGCATTATCTACATAAGGCTCAATTTCTTTGGCTTCAGCCTTGGCAAGTATTGCTTCAATCTCTTCTAAAGTAGGTAGTTTGGTACCTTCCTTACTTGAGCCAATCACTGTATACACACGGTTAATATCAGTCAGGTATTTTGATGCCACAGCTGATACTTCTTCTTTAGTAATTGTTGGTACAATTTCCTTTGTAAACTCATAATTGAACTTAGCGTCAGGAATTACCGACCCATGCAGGAATACTTGCTTCAGAGAATTACCGTATGAATCTGAATTGATCTTATCACTTTTCAGGTACTTGTTTTCTGAAGAAACCAGTGTATTTGTTTTTAGACGGCTCAATTCGCCTTCTGTAAACCCATGTCTTTGTACTCTCAACAGTTCTGTATAGATCGCTTCAACTGCTTCTGATATTTCCTCTTCCTTTGCAGATGCACTTACTGTAAATGCGCCATAGTTTTTAACCATGCCACTAAGTGTCACTTTTCCTCCAATAAAAGGAGCATCTCCCTTTGCTTTCAGCTCCTTCAGGCGGCTATTCATCAAAGCATTGAAGAAGCTGTTCACAAAGTTTTCTCTCAAATGAGCCAATGTGTTATTCTCCCCTTCTTTTTTATGACGAACCATCAGCGTCACATTGACATTCTTCGTTTCCTGTTCCGTTGCCACTGCATACAATGGCTCCTTATTATCAGGAATCTCTATATACACACGCTCTTTAGGATTTTCAATCGCAGGAATAGCTGAGAACAATTCAATCACTCGCTTCTCTACTGCATCTACATCAATATCTCCAATTACAGCAACAGCCTGCAAGTCTGTACGGTACCAGTCATGGTAGAAGTCACGCAAAACCTGAGGATCGAAAGTTCTTACAACATCCATGCTTCCTAGTACATCTCTTCTTGCGTAAATAGCGCCATTGTAACGAGCTTCCGCCAACTGAGCCTGAATTCTTCTACCAGCGTTTTGTCTTGTTCTCCACTCTTCATGGATTACACCACGCTCTGCATCAATCTCATCAACATCCAACGACAACTCATTACACCAGTCGCGCAGAATCATGATACAAGAATCCACAACCATATCATTGGCAGTTGGCACACGGCTAATGTTATATACAGTCTCATTCAGTGAAGTATAAGCATTTACATCCTTACCAAACTTTACACCATGACGCTCCAGCATGTCAAGCATCGTGTTATTAGGAAAAGTGGTCGTTCCATTAAAAGCCATATGCTCCAAAAAGTGCGCTAAACCATCTTGCTCATCTTTCTCCAGCACTGCGCCTACATTCTGGTAAATGTAGAAACTAGCCCTTCCTTTAGGCGTTTCATTGTGTCTGATATAGTATGTTAAGCCATTAGGAAGTACGCCCTTTCTGAACTCCTTATCAAATGGTACTTCCTGTGAAAGGTCAGTGTATTTTTTCTGCCCAAATGACAACCCCGTCGATACAACCAGAGCCATCGCTATCAAAAAAAATTTTTGCATAAGTATTTAAATGGTAACACAAGGGAAGGATAAAGAAATAGAACTATTTGAGTACGGCACACATAAATTTAATGAGATCATCTCTCATCCTTACCCCTTGATTTTTAATTTTGATATGAATTTGAATCAACTAGAAATATATTTTTACAAGGTTATTTCTTCTCCCTCTTTCATAGCTTCCAACTCAGCCTTGATAGTATCCACTCTTTTATAGTGTTCTTTCACTGCCAGTTCGTAAGCTTCTGATTTGATTTTCAGCGCTTCTTCCTTATTATCTCCAAACATGTATAGGATATTAGCGTAGTCACTCATTGTCAGATAAGTACCCGGCGTAATATAATAGGCTACCTCCATCCATCTCAGCACATCCTCTTTATCCTTTTCAGTGGTAGCAAATTCTGCATAGGCTTTTACCATTCCTGAGATCTGTTGGCTTTTACCTACTGAAAAAGGTCTAACACCCATCACATCCTTATCTCCTTGTTGCTGTCTTGTTGTAACATCTATGTAGTTGGCACGCAGCTTTTCAACATCCAAAGATTTTACAAAGGCATCATTGCCTCCATAAACCATTGCTTTGTACTTTTCACCTAGCTTGGCATTCAAGTAATAATAGGTGTATACTCTATCACGTTGAGCTTTGCCCACTTTTTGTCCTATACGCACAGCCTCTTCCAGAGCCAACTCCAGATAAGTAGTATCTTTCTTACTGATCGCATACTCTGTTGTCTGATTAATAGCCATTTTAGGTAGGTTCAGATATATTTCACGAATATCCTTTCGCACATATTTCTTCCACTCATCTGTACCCATATTGTCCAAATAGATCTGATAAGCTTCTCCACCTATCACGATTTCCTTATGGTGATCAGCCAAAAGCAGTACCATTTCCTTACTAGATTCTTTATGACTCTTCTGTACACGCAGGTATTGCTCCAGTATCTCTGAATAACCTGTCATGTTACTAGCTTTCAACTTGTCTAAGTACAATTTCAAGAAGCCCTCATCCTCTTTCTTTTTCTCATACTGTCCAGCCAGTCTACCTACACTCTGAGGATCCTTAAAGTATTTAACTGCCAACTTCACTTCTTCCAGAAATTTTTCTGTTGGCATAAAACCTGAAAGACGGTAGACGACTTCTCCTTCGCCATCAATAAACACATAGCCTGGCAAACCATGTATTTCATATTTTTCTTTAATGGCAGGTCCTTCTCCTTTTTCTACATCCACTTTCAAGGCTACAAGGTTCTCCTTGAAATAGGCTCCTACCTCTGCCTCCTTAAAAACTGTTTTGTCCATTTTTTTACATGGCCCACACCAAACAGCATACCCATCAATAAACAGTAGCTTATTCTCCTGCTTTGCTTTTTCCAAAGCTTCCTTAAGAGTACCTTTTTCAAATTCTATTCCTTGTGCCATCAACATGATTGGCAACAGAAGCATAGAAATAGTGCTATATATCTTTTTCATT
This portion of the Limibacter armeniacum genome encodes:
- a CDS encoding TolC family protein yields the protein MNNKLFTLITAFLLAMGACVSASAQEAASGGGNAFSLQQCIDYAMHNTVAVQNAEIDAKIADAKVAETTGLGLPQVNLEANFVDNLKIRTTFLPAQFFDPEAPAGAQTPVQFGVKYSSDVAVNVQQLLFDGTFFMGLKAAKTFTELSKKQLTQTKIETVANVTKAYYTVLISRERLEILKENHDAIEKIYKETKMFYEAGMVEQIEVDRLEVALNNIKVQKENAEQLTVVSEQLLKYQMGMKLDEQIELSENLEEAGKALAAYNAENTKNLRIEQSILETSIALNELERKAKFSEYYPKLYAFGSYGYTAGGNSMSDMGEWFDLANVGVSFKMPIFSGMMKSKQLEQIKLEGLKLENTKVGLEKQITIEQKNAEIDYETNLKNLQTQKRNMEVAKHVLDIANIKFKEGVGSSLEVSNAEKDYVTAADSYYSSLFNAITAKVDLEKANGTLSVD
- a CDS encoding TetR/AcrR family transcriptional regulator → MIITDSQERILEKATELFMRFGVRSVTMSDIAKELGMSKKTIYQYYSDKNALVRAFAKNTLESNTCIVDNIIDEAQDGLSMLFRLSEHFKQMLKNMNPILFNDLHKYYPEVWKLYEEHKVEQMQDNLVKAMERGQEQGLFLKYIDKNILARMRTAQVEMGFNPSIFPQDKFSTLDVQMELAEHFIRGICTEKGIKLMEKYKAELNNQ
- a CDS encoding peptidylprolyl isomerase; protein product: MQKTIVYLLTALLLVSVIACKDKKGNWDSEKEVETKVKSDKNDFLVTIQTDMGEMHAILYPQTPQHRENFVKLARQGFFDGLLFHRVIKGFMIQGGDPESRDAESGSSLGNGDIGYLLPAEITPELRHVKGALAAARKGNNVNPEKESSACQFYITDGNVLSEAELEGVLVNQHKLSECFNKLLQMEKYADLQSKVAYMQMEQDRKGYYKLMMDSKELCEEEFGVELDKPLDPKTKAAYTSIGGAPELDGEYTVFGQVIDGLEVIDKIAAARTNRANRPISNIKMEVKVEELPKSEIEERYGYHY
- a CDS encoding M16 family metallopeptidase gives rise to the protein MQKFFLIAMALVVSTGLSFGQKKYTDLSQEVPFDKEFRKGVLPNGLTYYIRHNETPKGRASFYIYQNVGAVLEKDEQDGLAHFLEHMAFNGTTTFPNNTMLDMLERHGVKFGKDVNAYTSLNETVYNISRVPTANDMVVDSCIMILRDWCNELSLDVDEIDAERGVIHEEWRTRQNAGRRIQAQLAEARYNGAIYARRDVLGSMDVVRTFDPQVLRDFYHDWYRTDLQAVAVIGDIDVDAVEKRVIELFSAIPAIENPKERVYIEIPDNKEPLYAVATEQETKNVNVTLMVRHKKEGENNTLAHLRENFVNSFFNALMNSRLKELKAKGDAPFIGGKVTLSGMVKNYGAFTVSASAKEEEISEAVEAIYTELLRVQRHGFTEGELSRLKTNTLVSSENKYLKSDKINSDSYGNSLKQVFLHGSVIPDAKFNYEFTKEIVPTITKEEVSAVASKYLTDINRVYTVIGSSKEGTKLPTLEEIEAILAKAEAKEIEPYVDNAPKDDQLLSTTPKGGKVVSEKKLETFDAEEWTLSNGAKVVYRFADFQKNTVALSATSEGGSSVYELEDLPSVGGVTGYMKSFGIGKFNPSDYKKVMTGNTASSGFSVSSLSETVYGSSTTKDVETMLQLVYMRFEEPRFDKEKFDQQMEKSYEALETKIETEKSIKQDTLRAIFRNGNPRVYEFSKEYLDAITFEKLERIYRERFSDASDFTFFIVGDVKKEVLKPLVEKYIGAIKDLDKEKEAWVKRDEYELKGKNEYRIEVPMASPKASVMLKLTADTKYSRENIIYHAIIGSILDLRFTENIREKESGTYGVSVKPTSSRLPESKNVLKIGFDCDPEKADYLKSLVYKELKEIQKNVSEADLEKVVLNMKKNGENRQESNAYWMKALSKYYDTQENILEPAYYDEVIENVTTKDIEKAAKRFFKKANVIDIVFVPEEAGEEGVQ
- a CDS encoding thioredoxin family protein codes for the protein MKKIYSTISMLLLPIMLMAQGIEFEKGTLKEALEKAKQENKLLFIDGYAVWCGPCKKMDKTVFKEAEVGAYFKENLVALKVDVEKGEGPAIKEKYEIHGLPGYVFIDGEGEVVYRLSGFMPTEKFLEEVKLAVKYFKDPQSVGRLAGQYEKKKEDEGFLKLYLDKLKASNMTGYSEILEQYLRVQKSHKESSKEMVLLLADHHKEIVIGGEAYQIYLDNMGTDEWKKYVRKDIREIYLNLPKMAINQTTEYAISKKDTTYLELALEEAVRIGQKVGKAQRDRVYTYYYLNAKLGEKYKAMVYGGNDAFVKSLDVEKLRANYIDVTTRQQQGDKDVMGVRPFSVGKSQQISGMVKAYAEFATTEKDKEDVLRWMEVAYYITPGTYLTMSDYANILYMFGDNKEEALKIKSEAYELAVKEHYKRVDTIKAELEAMKEGEEITL